The segment CATTGTCATCGACTCCATACCGCATAGAGAGTATCAGGAATCCATTCATAAAGCGAAGGCTTTATGGAAGGCTATTCAATACAGTGAACAGTTTGCAGCTTGGCAAAAATCGGGCTTACGCCACAAAGGAGGCGCAATGGTATGATTCTCGTAATCGATAACTATGATTCCTTCACGTACAACCTGGTGCAGTATTTGGGGGAGCTGGGCGAAGAGGTGCAGGTGCGCCGCAATGACGACATCACCTTGGAAGAGATTGCTGCGATGAAGCCGGATCAACTATTGATTTCGCCGGGACCATGTACGCCTAACGAGGCGGGCATCAGCCTGTCTCTCATTGAACGATTTAAGGGGGAAATCCCGATTCTCGGTGTCTGTCTCGGGCACCAGTCTATCGGACAGGTATTCGGCGGCGAGGTCGTACGGGCGGAACGACTGATGCACGGGAAGACCTCGCCCATCTATCATGACGGCAAGACGATCTTTGCGGGATTGCCGACCCCTTTCACGGCGACCCGCTATCATTCTTTGATTGTGCGAAGAGAGACGCTTCCGGACTGCTTGGAAATTAGCGCCTACACGGAAGAAGGGGAGA is part of the Xylanibacillus composti genome and harbors:
- the pabA gene encoding aminodeoxychorismate/anthranilate synthase component II yields the protein MILVIDNYDSFTYNLVQYLGELGEEVQVRRNDDITLEEIAAMKPDQLLISPGPCTPNEAGISLSLIERFKGEIPILGVCLGHQSIGQVFGGEVVRAERLMHGKTSPIYHDGKTIFAGLPTPFTATRYHSLIVRRETLPDCLEISAYTEEGEIMGLRHKEFPIEGVQFHPESIITDHGKTMLRNFIDRAGAVAQG